One Allostreptomyces psammosilenae DNA segment encodes these proteins:
- a CDS encoding S1 family peptidase — protein MAAVLLGATMAAPAAQAAPGDPTTQVVGGTLSAQGEFPWLVRLSMGCGGALYSPTLILTAGHCVSGTGANTSITVTAGVVDLQSPSRITRTSNYVYRSPGYSGGGDDWALIRISSPITTLPTLPIATTTAYNSGTFTIAGWGATYEGGPQQRYQRKATVPFVSDASCQASYGSDLIPSEEICAGYTSGGVDTCQGDSGGPMFRRDAAGNWIQVGITSWGYGCARAGYPGVYTEVSTFASAIRSAATSLGG, from the coding sequence ATGGCCGCCGTGCTGCTCGGCGCCACCATGGCCGCGCCGGCCGCCCAGGCCGCCCCCGGCGACCCGACCACGCAGGTGGTCGGCGGCACGCTGTCCGCCCAGGGTGAGTTCCCCTGGCTGGTCCGCCTGTCGATGGGCTGCGGCGGCGCGCTCTACAGCCCGACGCTGATCCTCACCGCCGGCCACTGTGTCAGCGGCACCGGCGCCAACACCAGCATCACCGTCACCGCCGGTGTGGTCGACCTGCAGAGCCCGTCGCGGATCACCCGCACCTCCAACTACGTCTACCGCTCCCCGGGCTACTCCGGAGGCGGCGACGACTGGGCGCTGATCCGGATCTCCTCGCCGATCACCACCCTGCCGACCCTGCCGATCGCCACCACCACGGCGTACAACTCCGGCACCTTCACCATCGCCGGCTGGGGCGCCACCTACGAGGGCGGCCCGCAGCAGCGGTACCAGCGCAAGGCCACCGTGCCGTTCGTCAGCGACGCCTCCTGCCAGGCCTCCTACGGCTCGGACCTGATCCCGTCCGAGGAGATCTGCGCCGGCTACACCTCCGGCGGCGTGGACACCTGCCAGGGTGACTCCGGCGGCCCGATGTTCCGCCGGGACGCCGCCGGCAACTGGATCCAGGTCGGCATCACCAGCTGGGGCTACGGCTGCGCCCGGGCCGGCTACCCCGGCGTCTACACCGAGGTGTCCACCTTCGCCTCGGCGATCCGCTCCGCGGCCACCAGCCTCGGCGGCTGA
- a CDS encoding DUF2530 domain-containing protein, with protein sequence MTSNGRGAEEAPDEGPDHHEYPGYSDPIVRWWTGGPPRPVPPPLEINTVPVVATTTVLWFVAFLVLLPFRERMAEAGNGDWVWVCLAAAGLGLLGTWYCVRRDQAIRRDAQRRDDQRRDDQRRAATERTPGTGRQPGSGTGTAGTESSGDQGA encoded by the coding sequence GTGACCAGCAACGGGCGCGGAGCCGAGGAAGCCCCCGACGAGGGGCCGGACCACCACGAGTACCCGGGCTACTCCGACCCGATCGTGCGGTGGTGGACGGGTGGCCCGCCCAGGCCGGTGCCCCCGCCGCTGGAGATCAACACCGTGCCGGTCGTCGCCACCACCACCGTGCTGTGGTTCGTCGCCTTCCTCGTCCTGCTGCCCTTCCGGGAGCGGATGGCCGAGGCCGGCAACGGGGACTGGGTGTGGGTCTGCCTCGCCGCCGCCGGTCTGGGACTGCTCGGCACCTGGTACTGCGTGCGCCGGGATCAGGCCATCCGCCGGGACGCCCAGCGCCGGGACGACCAGCGCCGGGACGACCAGCGCCGCGCCGCCACGGAGCGCACCCCCGGCACCGGCCGGCAGCCGGGCAGCGGTACCGGCACCGCCGGCACCGAGTCCAGCGGCGACCAGGGCGCCTGA
- a CDS encoding NCS2 family permease, with the protein MPSPTTTVPGAAAATAPAPASPPRNAVDRFFKITERGSTVSRELRGGLATFFTMAYIIVLNPIILSSGVDKYGNQLDNAQLVTATALTGGLTTLLMGLIGNVPVALATGLGVNTVVALQLAPQMTWPDAMGMVVLAGLLIILLVATGLRERVMNAIPAGLRKAISIGIGLFIAFIGLVDSGFLSRNPDAAGTTVPVGLGQGGHLTGWPVLIFALGALITLVLLTRKAKGAILISILSMTVLAIVVNAVADIDPAEWGLTVPSVPTQVVGAPDFGLIGEVSLFGGFEEVGLLTGCLFVFTLVLSCFFDAMGSILAVGEEAKLMDDKGRMPRMGRILMVDGLGVVFGGGASCSANGAFVESTAGVGEGARTGLANMVTGGAFLLALVFTPLALVVPSQAATPALVAVGFLLMTQVRGIEWDDFTIAIPAFLTIAMMPFTYSITNGIGLGFLVYVILKAATGQARRVPPLMWVVSAFFLVYFLLDPIQQALGV; encoded by the coding sequence ATGCCCTCGCCAACCACCACCGTGCCCGGCGCCGCCGCCGCCACCGCGCCCGCCCCGGCCAGCCCTCCGCGCAACGCGGTTGATCGTTTCTTCAAGATCACCGAGCGGGGCTCCACGGTGTCCCGGGAACTCCGCGGCGGACTCGCCACCTTCTTCACGATGGCCTACATCATCGTGCTGAACCCGATCATCCTGTCCAGCGGCGTCGACAAGTACGGCAACCAGCTCGACAACGCCCAACTGGTCACCGCCACCGCGCTGACCGGCGGCCTCACCACCCTGCTGATGGGGCTGATCGGCAACGTCCCGGTCGCCCTGGCCACCGGCCTGGGCGTGAACACCGTGGTGGCGCTCCAGCTCGCCCCCCAGATGACCTGGCCGGACGCCATGGGCATGGTCGTGCTGGCCGGCCTGCTGATCATCCTGCTGGTCGCCACCGGCCTGCGCGAGCGGGTGATGAACGCCATCCCGGCCGGCCTGCGCAAGGCGATCAGCATCGGCATCGGCCTGTTCATCGCCTTCATCGGCCTGGTGGACTCCGGCTTCCTCTCCCGCAACCCGGACGCCGCGGGCACCACCGTGCCGGTGGGCCTGGGGCAGGGCGGTCACCTGACCGGCTGGCCGGTGCTGATCTTCGCCCTGGGCGCGCTGATCACCCTGGTGCTGCTCACCCGGAAGGCCAAGGGCGCCATCCTGATCAGCATCCTGTCGATGACGGTGCTGGCCATCGTGGTGAACGCGGTCGCCGACATCGACCCGGCCGAGTGGGGCCTGACCGTGCCCAGCGTGCCCACCCAGGTGGTCGGCGCCCCGGACTTCGGCCTGATCGGCGAGGTCAGCCTGTTCGGCGGCTTCGAGGAGGTCGGGCTGCTCACCGGCTGCCTGTTCGTCTTCACCCTGGTGCTGTCCTGCTTCTTCGACGCCATGGGCTCGATCCTGGCCGTCGGCGAGGAGGCGAAGCTGATGGACGACAAGGGCCGGATGCCCCGGATGGGCCGGATCCTGATGGTGGACGGCCTCGGCGTGGTGTTCGGCGGCGGGGCCTCCTGCTCGGCCAACGGCGCCTTCGTGGAGTCCACCGCGGGTGTCGGGGAGGGCGCCCGCACCGGCCTGGCCAACATGGTCACCGGTGGCGCGTTCCTGCTGGCGCTGGTCTTCACCCCGCTGGCCCTGGTGGTGCCCTCGCAGGCGGCCACCCCGGCCCTGGTGGCGGTGGGCTTCCTGCTGATGACCCAGGTGCGCGGCATCGAGTGGGACGACTTCACCATCGCCATCCCGGCCTTCCTGACCATCGCGATGATGCCGTTCACCTACTCCATCACCAACGGCATCGGGCTGGGCTTCCTGGTCTACGTGATCCTCAAGGCCGCCACCGGCCAGGCCCGCCGCGTGCCGCCGCTGATGTGGGTGGTCAGCGCCTTCTTCCTGGTCTACTTCCTGCTCGACCCGATCCAGCAGGCGCTCGGCGTCTGA
- a CDS encoding chaplin translates to MLRTTKAAVVAVLTASALALGGGTAVAESDGEATAIGSPGVLSGNAISVPIHIPVNACGNSLNLIGLLNPTSGNTCVNSETEVDKGGPRGH, encoded by the coding sequence ATGCTTCGCACCACCAAGGCCGCCGTCGTCGCCGTGCTCACCGCCAGCGCCCTCGCCCTGGGCGGTGGGACCGCCGTCGCCGAATCGGACGGTGAGGCCACGGCGATCGGCTCCCCGGGTGTGCTCTCCGGGAACGCCATCTCCGTGCCGATCCACATCCCGGTGAACGCCTGCGGCAACTCCCTCAACCTCATCGGCCTGCTGAACCCGACCTCCGGCAACACCTGCGTGAACTCGGAGACCGAGGTCGACAAGGGCGGCCCGCGCGGCCACTGA
- the mmsB gene encoding multiple monosaccharide ABC transporter permease: MASPVKTEETKRSAAPQDATSTRGGGGQGGGIGALVLNSLRGNMRQYGMLIALALIILLFQIWTGGILLEPLNVTNLIQQNSYILILAIGMMIVIIAGHIDLSVGSLAAFVGAASAVMMARNDVPWVLAVVISLLIGAAAGAWQGFWIAYVGIPSFIVTLAGMLVFRGGTQILLQGQSVAPFPDGFQAISNGFLPEGGPLSNYHDLTVLLGLGVIALTLIQEMRGRRQQIEHGLDVMPTNLFVIRCVLITAAITVFTLLLASYQGFPIVLIILSVLLVGFGYVMRNSVLGRHTYAIGGNQAAAKLSGVKDKRVIFLVFVNMGVLAALAGLVYAARLNAGTPNAGINFELEAISAAFIGGASATGGVGTVLGAIIGGLVLGVLNNGMSLVGIGTDYQQVIKGLVLIAAVGFDVYNKRRGGN, from the coding sequence ATGGCCAGCCCGGTGAAGACCGAGGAGACGAAGAGGTCTGCGGCCCCCCAGGACGCGACCTCCACCCGCGGCGGAGGTGGCCAGGGCGGCGGTATCGGCGCCCTGGTGCTGAACAGCCTGCGCGGCAACATGCGGCAGTACGGCATGCTCATCGCCCTGGCGCTGATCATCCTGCTGTTCCAGATCTGGACCGGGGGCATCCTGCTGGAGCCCCTCAACGTCACCAACCTGATCCAGCAGAACAGCTACATCCTGATCCTGGCCATCGGCATGATGATCGTCATCATCGCCGGCCACATCGACCTCTCGGTCGGCTCCCTCGCCGCCTTCGTCGGCGCCGCGTCCGCCGTGATGATGGCCCGCAACGACGTGCCGTGGGTGCTCGCCGTCGTCATCTCGCTGCTGATCGGCGCGGCGGCCGGCGCCTGGCAGGGCTTCTGGATCGCCTACGTCGGCATCCCGTCGTTCATCGTGACCCTGGCCGGCATGCTGGTCTTCCGCGGCGGCACCCAGATCCTGCTCCAGGGCCAGTCCGTCGCCCCGTTCCCGGACGGGTTCCAGGCGATCAGCAACGGCTTCCTGCCCGAGGGCGGACCGCTCTCCAACTACCACGACCTGACCGTCCTGCTGGGCCTGGGCGTGATCGCCCTCACCCTGATCCAGGAGATGCGCGGCCGCCGCCAGCAGATCGAGCACGGCCTCGACGTGATGCCGACCAACCTGTTCGTCATCCGCTGCGTGCTGATCACCGCCGCCATCACCGTGTTCACCCTGCTGCTCGCCAGCTACCAGGGCTTCCCGATCGTGCTGATCATCCTGTCGGTGCTGCTGGTCGGCTTCGGCTACGTGATGCGCAACTCGGTGCTCGGCCGCCACACCTACGCCATCGGCGGCAACCAGGCCGCGGCCAAGCTGTCCGGCGTCAAGGACAAGCGCGTCATCTTCCTGGTGTTCGTGAACATGGGCGTGCTGGCGGCGCTGGCCGGCCTGGTCTACGCGGCCCGGCTCAACGCCGGAACGCCGAACGCCGGCATCAACTTCGAGCTGGAGGCCATCTCCGCGGCCTTCATCGGCGGCGCCTCGGCCACCGGCGGCGTCGGCACCGTGCTCGGCGCGATCATCGGCGGCCTGGTCCTCGGCGTGCTCAACAACGGCATGTCGCTGGTCGGCATCGGCACCGACTACCAGCAGGTCATCAAGGGTCTGGTGCTGATCGCGGCGGTCGGCTTCGACGTCTACAACAAGCGGCGCGGAGGCAACTGA
- the mmsA gene encoding multiple monosaccharide ABC transporter ATP-binding protein, protein MAGPILEMRSITKTFPGVKALSDVNLTVERGEVHAICGENGAGKSTLMKVLSGVYPHGSYEGEIRFEGELCEFRDIRASEERGIVIIHQELALIPYLSIAENIFLGNERATRGVISWNKTLGQARQLLDRVGLHESPQTRVADIGVGKQQLVEIAKALSKQVKLLILDEPTAALNDEDSRKLLDLILELQNQGISCVIISHKLNEIARVADSITIIRDGRTIETMKVAEEGVSEDRIIRGMVGRDLEHRYPEREPKIGEVAFAIEDWTVHHPIDQQRKVVDGVSLNVRRGEIVGIAGLMGAGRTELAMSVFGRSYGRNISGRVYLDGKEIRTRTVPEAIDHGLAYVTEDRKHYGLNLIDDISRNISLSALSKVASRGIVNAHKESRVAEGFRKTMNIKAPSVAAITGKLSGGNQQKVVLSKWIFSEPEVLILDEPTRGIDVGAKYEIYTVINDLADQGKAVIVISSELPELLGLCDRIYTMAEGRLTGELSREDATQEALMRHMTMDRG, encoded by the coding sequence ATGGCCGGACCCATCCTCGAGATGCGTTCGATCACCAAGACCTTTCCCGGTGTCAAGGCACTGTCCGATGTCAACCTCACGGTGGAGCGTGGCGAGGTCCACGCGATCTGCGGTGAGAACGGGGCCGGCAAGTCGACCCTGATGAAGGTGCTCAGCGGCGTCTACCCGCACGGCAGCTACGAGGGCGAGATCCGCTTCGAGGGCGAGCTGTGCGAGTTCCGGGACATCCGGGCCAGCGAAGAGCGCGGCATCGTGATCATCCACCAGGAACTGGCCCTGATCCCGTACCTGTCCATCGCCGAGAACATCTTCCTCGGCAACGAGCGCGCCACCCGCGGCGTGATCAGCTGGAACAAGACCCTGGGGCAGGCCCGGCAGCTGCTCGACCGGGTCGGCCTGCACGAGTCGCCGCAGACCCGCGTGGCGGACATCGGCGTGGGCAAGCAGCAGCTCGTCGAGATCGCCAAGGCGCTGTCCAAGCAGGTCAAGCTGCTGATCCTGGACGAGCCCACCGCGGCGCTGAACGACGAGGACAGCCGCAAGCTGCTGGACCTGATCCTGGAGCTGCAGAACCAGGGCATCTCCTGCGTGATCATCTCGCACAAGCTCAACGAGATCGCCCGGGTCGCCGACTCGATCACCATCATCCGCGACGGGCGCACCATCGAGACGATGAAGGTGGCCGAGGAGGGCGTCTCCGAGGACCGGATCATCCGCGGCATGGTGGGCCGGGACCTCGAGCACCGCTACCCGGAGCGCGAGCCCAAGATCGGCGAGGTCGCCTTCGCCATCGAGGACTGGACCGTGCACCACCCGATCGACCAGCAGCGCAAGGTCGTCGACGGGGTGTCGCTGAACGTGCGGCGCGGTGAGATCGTCGGGATCGCCGGCCTGATGGGCGCCGGCCGCACCGAGCTGGCGATGAGCGTCTTCGGCCGCTCCTACGGTCGCAACATCAGCGGCCGGGTCTACCTGGACGGCAAGGAGATCCGCACCCGCACCGTCCCGGAGGCCATCGACCACGGTCTCGCCTACGTGACCGAGGACCGCAAGCACTACGGGCTCAACCTGATCGACGACATCAGCCGCAACATCTCGCTCAGCGCCCTGTCAAAGGTCGCCTCGCGCGGGATTGTTAACGCTCACAAAGAGTCACGGGTCGCCGAGGGCTTCCGCAAGACGATGAACATCAAGGCGCCCTCGGTGGCGGCGATCACCGGGAAGCTGAGCGGCGGCAACCAGCAGAAGGTCGTGCTGAGCAAGTGGATCTTCTCCGAGCCGGAGGTCCTGATCCTCGACGAGCCCACCCGGGGCATCGACGTCGGGGCGAAGTACGAGATCTACACGGTGATCAACGACCTCGCCGACCAGGGCAAGGCCGTGATCGTCATCTCCTCCGAGCTGCCCGAACTGCTCGGCCTGTGTGACCGCATCTACACGATGGCCGAAGGGCGGCTTACCGGTGAACTCAGCCGGGAGGACGCGACGCAGGAGGCGCTGATGCGCCACATGACGATGGACAGAGGGTAA
- the chvE gene encoding multiple monosaccharide ABC transporter substrate-binding protein, with the protein MGLAAGSLVMALAACGQSSTSGGASGSGDSEAGGTIGIAMPTKASERWINDGNNMVEQFEAAGYETDLQFGNDVVETQVSQIENMITKGVDLLVVAAIDGSSLTNVLQRAADADIPVISYDRLIRGTENVDYYATFDNFQVGVLQGQYIVDQLGLPEAEGPFNIELFGGSPDDNNAGFFFNGAMSVLQPYIDEGKLVVRSGQTDFNQVATLRWDGGVAQARMENLLSGSYTTERVDAVLSPYDGISIGILSALKGVNYGTESQPLPIVTGQDAELASVKSIIAGEQTQTVYKDTRELAEVTVQMADALLTGGTPEVNDTETYDNGVKVVPAYLLEPVSVDASNYEEVLVEGGYYTADQLN; encoded by the coding sequence ATGGGACTCGCCGCGGGGAGTCTCGTCATGGCCCTGGCAGCATGTGGCCAGAGCAGCACCAGCGGCGGAGCCAGCGGGTCGGGCGACTCCGAGGCCGGCGGCACCATCGGGATCGCGATGCCGACCAAGGCGTCGGAGCGCTGGATCAACGACGGCAACAACATGGTCGAGCAGTTCGAGGCCGCGGGCTACGAGACCGACCTGCAGTTCGGCAACGACGTCGTCGAGACCCAGGTGTCGCAGATCGAGAACATGATCACCAAGGGCGTGGACCTGCTGGTGGTCGCGGCGATCGACGGCTCCTCGCTGACCAACGTCCTGCAGCGCGCGGCCGACGCCGACATCCCGGTGATCTCCTACGACCGGCTGATCCGCGGCACCGAGAACGTCGACTACTACGCCACCTTCGACAACTTCCAGGTCGGCGTGCTGCAGGGCCAGTACATCGTCGACCAGCTCGGCCTGCCGGAGGCCGAGGGCCCGTTCAACATCGAGCTGTTCGGCGGCTCCCCGGACGACAACAACGCCGGCTTCTTCTTCAACGGCGCGATGAGCGTGCTGCAGCCCTACATCGACGAGGGCAAGCTCGTGGTCCGCAGCGGCCAGACCGACTTCAACCAGGTCGCGACGCTGCGCTGGGACGGCGGCGTGGCGCAGGCCCGGATGGAGAACCTGCTCAGCGGTTCGTACACCACCGAGCGGGTCGACGCCGTGCTCTCCCCCTACGACGGCATCTCCATCGGCATCCTGTCCGCCCTGAAGGGCGTGAACTACGGCACCGAGTCGCAGCCGCTGCCGATCGTGACCGGTCAGGACGCCGAGCTGGCCTCGGTGAAGTCGATCATCGCCGGCGAGCAGACCCAGACGGTCTACAAGGACACCCGTGAGCTGGCCGAGGTCACCGTGCAGATGGCCGACGCCCTGCTGACCGGTGGCACCCCCGAGGTCAACGACACCGAGACCTACGACAACGGCGTGAAGGTGGTTCCCGCCTACCTGCTGGAGCCGGTCAGCGTCGACGCCTCCAACTACGAGGAAGTCCTCGTGGAGGGCGGCTACTACACCGCCGACCAGCTGAACTGA
- a CDS encoding LacI family DNA-binding transcriptional regulator, translated as MSEASGAVPRERGKPVMRDVARLVGVSHQTVSRVLNNHPSVRRETRERVLAAIRELDYHRNSAARALVTDRSHILGVVTLDLNLVGPASTVSAIERVAREAGYFVSVASASATDEDSMVDAIGRLREQGVEGIVTVAPVDSLLAALARVPEEMPLVGTGIGHAPGVPMVGVDNYGGAVAATRHLLDLGHATVHHICGPTDWPETRERLKGWRATLTEAGAEVPPVLAGDWSARSGYEAARLIARDPQVTAVFCGNDQMAVGALRALHQAGRAVPGEVSVVGFDGIPEAAYLQPPLTTVAQDFGALGRASLELLINQIATGERPSQHVLHPPRLVVRESTGPVAG; from the coding sequence ATGAGTGAGGCTTCCGGCGCTGTGCCCAGGGAGCGGGGCAAGCCGGTGATGAGGGACGTCGCCCGGCTGGTCGGCGTCTCCCACCAGACGGTCTCGCGGGTGCTGAACAACCACCCCAGTGTGCGCCGGGAGACCCGGGAACGCGTGCTCGCGGCCATCCGGGAGCTGGACTACCACCGCAACTCGGCCGCCCGGGCGCTGGTCACCGACCGGTCGCACATCCTCGGCGTGGTCACCCTGGACCTCAACCTGGTCGGCCCGGCCTCCACGGTGTCGGCGATCGAGCGGGTGGCCCGGGAGGCCGGTTACTTCGTCAGCGTCGCCAGCGCCTCGGCGACCGACGAGGACTCCATGGTCGACGCGATCGGGCGGCTGCGCGAGCAGGGCGTCGAGGGGATCGTGACGGTCGCTCCGGTGGACTCCCTGCTGGCCGCGCTGGCCCGGGTGCCCGAGGAGATGCCGCTGGTCGGCACCGGAATCGGACACGCGCCGGGGGTGCCGATGGTCGGCGTGGACAACTACGGCGGGGCCGTGGCGGCCACCCGTCACTTGCTCGACCTCGGCCACGCGACGGTGCATCACATATGCGGCCCCACCGACTGGCCGGAGACCCGGGAGCGGCTGAAGGGCTGGCGCGCCACGCTCACCGAGGCCGGCGCCGAGGTGCCGCCGGTGCTCGCCGGCGACTGGAGCGCCCGCTCGGGCTACGAGGCGGCCCGGCTGATCGCCCGGGATCCGCAGGTCACGGCCGTCTTCTGCGGCAACGACCAGATGGCCGTCGGCGCGCTGCGCGCGCTGCACCAGGCCGGCCGCGCCGTGCCGGGCGAGGTCAGCGTGGTGGGTTTCGACGGCATACCGGAGGCCGCCTACCTCCAGCCCCCGCTGACCACCGTGGCGCAGGACTTCGGGGCGCTCGGCCGGGCCAGTCTGGAGCTGCTGATCAATCAGATCGCCACCGGCGAGCGGCCGTCGCAGCACGTGCTGCACCCGCCGCGGTTGGTGGTGCGGGAGAGCACGGGCCCCGTCGCGGGCTGA